The genome window AAGGACGCCAAGGGCGACCTCGGCCGCGCCAGCTGGGCCATCGCCCGCTCCGGCCTCGCCTGGTACTCCGGCGACGACATGCTGAACCTCCCGCTGCTCTCCGTGGGCGCGGTCGGCTTCGTCTCGGTCGTCGGCCATGTCGTCACCCCCGAGCTGCGCGCCCTCGTCGACGCGTACGTCTCCGGTGACGTCCAGAAGGCCACCGAGATCCACCAGAAGCTGCTGCCGGTCTTCACCGGTATGTTCCGCACCCAGGGCGTGATGACCACCAAGGCGGCGCTCGCCCTCCAGGGCCTGCCCGCCGGACCGTTGCGCGCCCCCATGGTGGAGCTTTCGCCCGAGGAGACGGCCCAGCTCAAGATCGATCTTGGTGCGGGCGGGGTACAGCTCTAGCACCGGACTTCGTACGACGCGACAACCCGATGTCACACCCCGAGACTTCACAACTGAATAGGCAGGACGAAAGCGCCTGCGTCCACATCCACAACTGCTTTTGCACGAACGTCATGCGCGCCACGTGCCACGGGTACGTGGCGCGCATGGTGAGGAGAGTCTTTTGAGTCATCCGCATCCTGAACTCGGCCCGCCGCCGCCGCTTCCCCAAGGTGGCCTGCGGGTCACCCCACTGGGCGGCCTCGGCGAGATCGGCCGGAACATGACCGTCTTCGAATACGGCGGCCGGCTGCTGATCGTCGACTGCGGGGTGCTCTTCCCCGAGGAGGAGCAGCCCGGAATCGACCTGATCCTGCCGGACTTCTCGTCCGTCAGGGACCGCCTCGACGACATCGAGGGCATCGTCCTCACGCACGGCCACGAGGACCACATCGGCGCGGTCCCGTATCTGCTGCGCGAGAAGCCCGACATCCCGCTGATCGGCTCCAAGCTGACCCTCGCGCTCATCGAGGCCAAGCTCCAGGAGCACCGCATCCGCCCGTACACCCTTGAGGTGGCCGAGGGGAACCGCGAACGCATCGGCCCCTTCGACTGCGAGTTCGTCGCGGTCAACCACTCCATCCCGGACGCCCTCGCCGTGGCCATCCGCACCCCCGCGGGCATGGTGGTCCACACGGGTGACTTCAAGATGGACCAGCTTCCGCTGGACAACCGCCTCACAGATCTACACGCGTTCGCACGGCTGAGCGAGGAGGGCATCGACCTCCTTCTCTCCGACTCCACGAACGCCGAGGTCCCCGGATTCGTTCCGCCGGAGCGGGACATCTCCAACGTCCTGCGGCAGGTCTTCGCGGGCGCCCGCAAGCGGATCATCGTGGCCAGCTTCGCCAGCCACATCCACCGCATCCAGCAGATCCTCGACGCGGCGCACGAGTACGGCCGCCGGGTCGCCTTCGTGGGCCGCTCGATGGTCCGGAACATGGGCATCGCCAGGGACCTCGGCTATCTCAAGGTCCCGCCGGGCCTGGTCGTGGACGTGAAGACCCTCGACGATCTGCCGGACCACGAGATCGTCCTCGTGTGCACGGGATCGCAGGGCGAGCCGATGGCGGCCCTGTCCCGGATGGCCAACCGGGACCACCAGATCCGCATCGTCCAGGGCGACACGGTGATCCTGGCCTCGTCCCTGATCCCCGGCAACGAGAACGCGGTCTACCGCGTCATCAACGGTCTGACCCGCTGGGGCGCCAACGTCATCCACAAGGGCAACGCCAAGGTCCATGTCTCCGGACACGCCTCGGCCGGCGAACTGCTGTACTTCTACAACATCTGCCGTCCGAAGAACCTGATGCCGGTGCACGGCGAATGGCGCCATCTCCGGGCCAACGCCGAACTGGGCGCCCTGACCGGCGTACCGCACGACCGCATCGTCATCGCCGAGGACGGCGTGGTCGTCGACCTCATCGAGGGCAAGGCCAAGATCTCCGGCAAGGTCCAGGCCGGTTATGTGTACGTCGACGGCCTCTCGGTCGGCGATGTCGGCGAGCCGGCCCTCAAGGACCGGAAGATCCTCGGCGACGAGGGCATCATCTCGGTCTTCGTCGTCGTGGACTCGTCCACGGGCAAGATCACCGCCGGCCCGCACATCCAGGCCCGCGGCTCCGGTATCGAGGACTCCGCCTTCAGCGTGGTCGTCCCCCGGATCACCGAGGTCCTGGAGCGCTCCGCACAGGACGGGGTCGTCGAGCCCCACCAGCTGCAACAGCTCATCCGGCGCACCCTCGGCAAGTGGGTCTCCGACACCTACCGGCGCAGGCCGATGATCCTGCCTGTGGTGGTGGAGGTCTGACCCTCCGTCAGCGCCCGTACCGGAGCGGGGCTCCTCGATTTGCATCGGGGCGCCCCGCTCCAGTACGTTTACGGCTCCGCCCAGGGGGGAACCCGACGCAACTACGCGTCAGGAGCCGCCCGGACCGGGTGGAAATTCCGACTCAGAACCTCTGATAAAGTCGGAATCGCCGGAAAGGGAAACGCGGAAGCGGAAACCTGGAAAGCGCCGAGGAAATCGGACCGGAAAACGATCTGATAGAGTCGGAAACGCAAGACAGCAAGACAGCAGGACCGAAGGGAAACTGCCCGGAGGAAAGCCTGAGTAGCAACTTGGGTGAGTACGAAGGAAGCGTCCGTTCCTTGAGAACTCAACAGCGTGCCAAA of Streptomyces phaeolivaceus contains these proteins:
- a CDS encoding ribonuclease J; its protein translation is MSHPHPELGPPPPLPQGGLRVTPLGGLGEIGRNMTVFEYGGRLLIVDCGVLFPEEEQPGIDLILPDFSSVRDRLDDIEGIVLTHGHEDHIGAVPYLLREKPDIPLIGSKLTLALIEAKLQEHRIRPYTLEVAEGNRERIGPFDCEFVAVNHSIPDALAVAIRTPAGMVVHTGDFKMDQLPLDNRLTDLHAFARLSEEGIDLLLSDSTNAEVPGFVPPERDISNVLRQVFAGARKRIIVASFASHIHRIQQILDAAHEYGRRVAFVGRSMVRNMGIARDLGYLKVPPGLVVDVKTLDDLPDHEIVLVCTGSQGEPMAALSRMANRDHQIRIVQGDTVILASSLIPGNENAVYRVINGLTRWGANVIHKGNAKVHVSGHASAGELLYFYNICRPKNLMPVHGEWRHLRANAELGALTGVPHDRIVIAEDGVVVDLIEGKAKISGKVQAGYVYVDGLSVGDVGEPALKDRKILGDEGIISVFVVVDSSTGKITAGPHIQARGSGIEDSAFSVVVPRITEVLERSAQDGVVEPHQLQQLIRRTLGKWVSDTYRRRPMILPVVVEV